TTTATTCGAATTGCTTGGCAGTGCAGGTAGTTCTTGCCAGTGTTGGAATAACAACTTCTGCTGGATTTTCCACCATTTTCCGCACTTTCACCAATGTCTCGTACCTGGCGGAAATATAGGAACACTCTCTCTGAACGGACCTTTGACTGGTCAAAGTCTCCCGTCACGGGTTCTacagcctgaaaacagagccaagaggaggtgcagatGTCTAGTTTTCCCCAATTacactaaaaataaactgcCTACCGCAGCTTTAACTGAGAAAAAATGGGGGCTCAATCGATAAAAGCAATAAACTTTGATTTCAGTACCAAAATgaaacagggagaaaatgaTAGATGGAAATCCTGAGAGCTCAGTTTGACAGTAACCTATATATACAAAATTCACGCAATACATAGAATAAGTGGTCCTTTACATTTTTCCAATTTTAGTAGTTGATCAATAGAAAATGAATTGGCAAAAGTTCTGTTTTGggccaaaaatgccaaaaactgAACGGTTCTAGCTtgtgaaatgtgaatattttgtattttttctttgtattttttgatAGTAAACTGGAAATCTTTGGATTTTTCGCTCTTTTTCAGCAAAACAAGATGCTTGAAGATGCCATCTGGGACTCTGGGAAGGACAATTTACACGTGAAAAAAAACCTgtcaaatcaaaataatgtgCTATGTACAATTTCAATATTTGTTTCTTCATGTCATGGACACCCTTATACCTCAGTATTAAGAAGTGACTTGTCTTTACTCTCTCTGGTGTCCGTCAACTTTGTGTCTGAGCGAGAAACCTCTTCCTGGAAGGCAGTCTCTAAAACATTCAGGATGGATTTGTGGACTTTATCCTTGAAATCTTGGCCCATGAACACATACAGCAGTGGGTTCAGGCAACTGTTGAGAAAGGCCAGACTGATTGCTATGGGGTATCCGATACTGATGACGTGGCCTAATGTTTCAGTTTGATAATAAGGAATGTGATTTGCCAACTCAATTAGACTCATGATGTGATAAGGAGCCCAGCACAGGAAGAATGTGGTGATAACTGCAGCGATGATCTTAAAGGGGCGACTTGACTGGCTGGCCAGGGTGCGATTTCTCCTCAGACGGTGGATTATTGCAGCATAACAAGAGACAATGACAGTGAAGGGGACAACAAATCCCAGCAGGAAGCGGGTGATGGTCATAGCCTGAAGACGAAACTGTCGCAGCAGATTCACAGACAGTGTTTCATAGTCAACAGAAAAGGCAAAGTTGTTGAAGCAACTGACGGTGCCATCATCATATGGAACAGTGTCCCTGAAGATGAAATATGGAGCGCTGAGAATCAGAGCGAGTACCCAAACACCCAGACTGACACAGGACGCTTTGCGTACACTTCTGTGGTTCTGGGCCCAGACAGGCcacactacagacacacatctgTCCACACTGATCACCACCAGAATGTAGACACTGGCAAACATGTTCAGAAAGCTTATAGTGGTGTTCAGTTTGCATATGAACTTGCCAAATGGCCAGTGGAAATCCAAAGCCAGGTAGGTGACACTCAGGGGCAGGAATGCAGTGAAGAGGAAGTCGGCCACAGCGAGGTTGAGGAACCAAACTGTGTTCACtgttttcttcatcttgaaCCCGGTCACCCAGATAACCACTCCGTTCCCAAACACACCAAGAACAAAGACCAGGCAGTAAATAATGATAGTGATAGTGTGGAGAGACTTCCTCAGCTC
The nucleotide sequence above comes from Pempheris klunzingeri isolate RE-2024b chromosome 8, fPemKlu1.hap1, whole genome shotgun sequence. Encoded proteins:
- the LOC139204716 gene encoding chemerin-like receptor 1; translated protein: MEMNATPSYNTNTTDVSGQNVSLYVDKYAELRKSLHTITIIIYCLVFVLGVFGNGVVIWVTGFKMKKTVNTVWFLNLAVADFLFTAFLPLSVTYLALDFHWPFGKFICKLNTTISFLNMFASVYILVVISVDRCVSVVWPVWAQNHRSVRKASCVSLGVWVLALILSAPYFIFRDTVPYDDGTVSCFNNFAFSVDYETLSVNLLRQFRLQAMTITRFLLGFVVPFTVIVSCYAAIIHRLRRNRTLASQSSRPFKIIAAVITTFFLCWAPYHIMSLIELANHIPYYQTETLGHVISIGYPIAISLAFLNSCLNPLLYVFMGQDFKDKVHKSILNVLETAFQEEVSRSDTKLTDTRESKDKSLLNTEV